A window of the Rhodoferax sp. GW822-FHT02A01 genome harbors these coding sequences:
- a CDS encoding sulfite exporter TauE/SafE family protein — translation MQFSLGATALLMGLAGGPHCVAMCGAACAGIGQAAGARKNPAILSFQLGRIVGYSALGALAAASMQGLGWMTIQSAALRPVWSMFHVAAMLLGLVLLIRAQQPIWLESAGRRIWARAKALGAGAGGAPLLLGTLWALLPCGLLYSALLVAAMAGGPLDGALVMALFALGTSVTMTAAPWLWLKLRGSGRMGGSSGAWGVRLAGLALAVSSGWALWMGLMHNTAPWCVNP, via the coding sequence ATGCAATTTTCCTTGGGCGCCACGGCGCTGTTGATGGGGCTTGCCGGCGGCCCCCATTGCGTCGCCATGTGTGGCGCCGCCTGCGCCGGCATTGGTCAGGCGGCCGGAGCCCGCAAGAACCCGGCAATATTGAGCTTTCAACTCGGGCGCATCGTGGGTTACTCCGCTTTGGGTGCCTTGGCTGCCGCCAGCATGCAGGGGCTGGGCTGGATGACCATCCAATCCGCGGCTCTGCGACCGGTCTGGAGCATGTTCCATGTGGCCGCCATGTTGCTTGGACTGGTGCTGCTGATCCGCGCCCAACAACCCATCTGGCTGGAGTCTGCTGGGCGGCGCATCTGGGCGCGCGCCAAGGCTTTGGGCGCCGGAGCGGGCGGTGCACCGCTGCTGCTGGGAACGTTGTGGGCCTTGTTGCCCTGCGGGTTGCTGTATTCCGCCTTGCTGGTTGCCGCCATGGCTGGCGGTCCGTTGGATGGCGCTCTGGTCATGGCGCTGTTTGCATTGGGTACCAGTGTCACCATGACTGCCGCACCTTGGCTCTGGCTCAAGCTGCGTGGCAGCGGTCGAATGGGGGGCAGCAGTGGTGCTTGGGGCGTTCGGTTGGCTGGATTGGCTTTGGCGGTCAGTTCCGGTTGGGCCTTGTGGATGGGCCTGATGCATAACACGGCGCCCTGGTGCGTCAACCCCTGA
- the dusA gene encoding tRNA dihydrouridine(20/20a) synthase DusA, with protein sequence MKTAYSPHRLSVAPMLDWTDKHCRYFHRLMTRHARLYTEMVTTGALLHGDVPRHLDYNAEEHSVALQLGGSDAADLAACAKLGEQWGYDEINLNCGCPSERVQRGAFGACLMNEASLVADCVKAMQDVVDVPVTVKHRIGIDRTESYDFVRDFVGTLSDAGCKVFIVHARNAWLKGLSPKENREVPPLRYDVVYQLKKDFPALTISINGGIQITTQVAEQLAHVDGVMLGREAYHNPWWLASWDHAFFGDPQSGLTRGEVEEHMVAYMEREAAQHGTSWYTIARHMLGLRHGLPGARKWRQAWSDHRHKGLSAREVLKIARQGVRADLTEDAAA encoded by the coding sequence TTGAAAACCGCCTATTCCCCTCATCGTCTCAGCGTTGCACCCATGCTCGACTGGACGGACAAGCATTGCCGCTACTTTCACCGGCTCATGACCCGCCACGCCCGCCTGTACACCGAGATGGTGACCACCGGCGCCTTGCTGCATGGCGATGTGCCGCGCCATCTGGACTACAACGCGGAAGAGCATTCTGTCGCCTTGCAACTGGGGGGCAGCGATGCCGCAGATTTGGCAGCTTGCGCCAAATTGGGCGAGCAGTGGGGCTATGACGAAATCAATCTGAATTGCGGCTGCCCATCGGAGCGGGTGCAGCGCGGTGCCTTTGGTGCCTGTCTGATGAACGAAGCATCCCTGGTGGCCGACTGCGTCAAGGCCATGCAAGACGTGGTGGACGTGCCGGTGACCGTCAAGCACCGCATCGGCATCGATCGCACGGAGAGCTATGACTTTGTGCGGGACTTTGTGGGTACGCTTTCGGATGCCGGTTGCAAGGTGTTCATCGTGCACGCGCGCAACGCCTGGCTCAAGGGCCTGTCCCCGAAGGAAAACCGGGAGGTTCCGCCTTTGCGTTACGACGTGGTGTACCAACTCAAGAAAGACTTCCCGGCGCTCACCATTTCCATCAATGGCGGTATTCAAATCACCACACAGGTTGCGGAACAACTCGCACATGTGGACGGCGTCATGCTGGGCCGTGAGGCCTATCACAACCCCTGGTGGCTCGCGAGTTGGGATCACGCCTTTTTTGGTGATCCTCAATCCGGCTTGACGCGGGGAGAGGTCGAAGAACACATGGTGGCCTACATGGAGCGCGAAGCCGCGCAACATGGCACCTCCTGGTACACCATCGCCCGCCACATGCTGGGCCTGCGCCACGGCTTACCCGGTGCTCGCAAATGGCGGCAGGCCTGGAGTGACCATCGCCACAAGGGTCTGTCTGCGCGGGAAGTTCTGAAAATTGCCCGGCAGGGCGTGCGCGCTGACCTGACGGAAGATGCTGCCGCTTAG
- the meaB gene encoding methylmalonyl Co-A mutase-associated GTPase MeaB, which yields MAADSVTAPDARAALRAGEVVQATGALQRRAIAKAITLLESTRADHRAQADALLTELLPHSGRSLRLGISGVPGVGKSTFIEALGLYLIDKGHRVAVLAVDPSSSLSGGSILGDKTRMEKLSMHERAYIRPSPSSGTLGGVAEKTREAMLVCEAAGFDIVIVETVGVGQSETAVQGMTDMFVLMQLPNAGDDLQAIKKGVMELADLVVINKADIDADAAMRAQAQITSSLRLLGLNGNPHDPHSDKYWHPQVIRLSALQGQGLDAFWEAVSSFQRLQTANGQFASRRQHQALAWMWERIDAGLKQSFKNNPAVRAQLPAFTAAVQSGQMAASTAARNLLAALATSTPPATL from the coding sequence ATGGCTGCTGATTCTGTGACCGCTCCTGACGCGCGTGCAGCGTTGCGGGCCGGCGAAGTGGTGCAGGCAACGGGTGCGCTGCAGCGCCGCGCCATTGCCAAGGCCATCACCTTGCTGGAATCCACCCGTGCGGACCATCGTGCGCAGGCGGATGCCTTGCTGACCGAGTTGCTACCCCACAGCGGCAGGTCGCTGCGTCTGGGCATCAGTGGCGTGCCCGGTGTGGGCAAGAGCACCTTCATCGAAGCGCTGGGCTTGTACCTGATAGACAAAGGCCATCGTGTGGCGGTGCTGGCGGTGGACCCGAGCAGCTCGTTGTCCGGCGGCTCCATCCTGGGGGACAAGACGCGCATGGAGAAGCTTTCCATGCACGAGCGCGCCTACATCCGGCCCAGCCCATCCAGCGGCACACTGGGTGGCGTGGCCGAGAAGACCCGTGAAGCCATGCTGGTGTGTGAGGCCGCGGGCTTTGACATCGTGATTGTGGAAACCGTGGGCGTGGGCCAGAGCGAGACTGCGGTGCAAGGCATGACCGACATGTTTGTGCTGATGCAGTTGCCCAATGCGGGTGACGATCTGCAGGCCATCAAGAAGGGCGTGATGGAGCTGGCCGACCTAGTGGTGATCAACAAGGCCGACATTGACGCTGACGCTGCCATGCGGGCGCAAGCGCAAATCACATCCAGCCTGCGTTTGCTGGGCCTCAACGGCAATCCGCACGACCCGCACAGTGACAAGTATTGGCACCCGCAGGTGATCCGCCTCAGCGCGCTGCAGGGGCAGGGGCTGGACGCCTTTTGGGAAGCGGTCAGCTCTTTCCAGCGCCTCCAAACCGCCAATGGCCAATTCGCCAGCCGCCGCCAGCACCAGGCGCTGGCGTGGATGTGGGAGCGCATCGATGCGGGCCTCAAGCAGTCATTCAAGAACAACCCGGCAGTGCGTGCGCAACTGCCCGCATTTACCGCTGCAGTGCAGTCCGGTCAGATGGCCGCCAGCACGGCAGCCCGCAATCTACTGGCCGCGCTTGCCACCAGCACGCCGCCAGCAACCCTTTAG
- a CDS encoding TetR/AcrR family transcriptional regulator — protein MIQIMRNRNPNTRAAAKEASHERIVSVAARAIRRSGYDGTGVADIMKEAGLTHGAFYAHFASREAMLAEAAGRACAESAAASADAVANVPPKKALETILNVYLSKAHLDNAEIGCPLAAVGSETARQVPEVRRVATRHIKEMVDLLARQSPDWGQPGAHERALVTISTMVGALLLARAVDEPDLAESLLDASRKHLTHIAH, from the coding sequence ATGATACAGATCATGCGAAATAGAAATCCCAACACCAGAGCAGCAGCCAAGGAAGCCTCCCACGAGCGCATCGTGTCGGTGGCCGCGCGGGCGATACGCCGAAGCGGCTATGACGGTACGGGTGTTGCCGACATCATGAAAGAAGCGGGCCTGACGCATGGCGCCTTTTATGCCCACTTTGCGTCCCGCGAAGCCATGCTGGCCGAGGCTGCAGGGCGGGCGTGTGCAGAGTCTGCGGCCGCCTCTGCGGATGCAGTGGCGAATGTGCCGCCCAAAAAGGCGCTGGAAACCATTCTGAACGTCTACCTCTCCAAAGCGCACCTGGACAATGCAGAGATAGGCTGTCCGCTGGCGGCCGTGGGTTCTGAAACGGCGCGTCAGGTGCCCGAAGTGCGCAGGGTCGCAACGCGGCATATCAAGGAAATGGTTGACCTGCTCGCCCGCCAGTCGCCAGACTGGGGGCAGCCTGGCGCCCACGAACGGGCCCTTGTCACGATCTCCACCATGGTCGGCGCCCTGCTGTTGGCGCGCGCAGTCGATGAGCCGGATCTGGCTGAAAGCCTGCTTGACGCCTCACGCAAGCACCTGACCCACATCGCTCACTAA
- the fnr gene encoding fumarate/nitrate reduction transcriptional regulator Fnr — protein sequence MSAHGIKVACSNCNLRELCMPLGLTPSELERIDEVVGSRRKVKRGATLFRNGERFTSLYAIRTGFFKTCVASEDGRDQVTGFQMAGEIVGLDGIVQEHHTCDAVALEDAEVCVMPFEKIEELSREVSALQRHVHKILSREIVRENGVMLLLGSMRAEERLAAFLLNLVQRLHARGFSQSELVLRMTREEIGSYLGLKLETVSRTFSKFVEENIVEVKQRHVRILNTDALREIVNPKVCS from the coding sequence ATGAGTGCCCACGGCATCAAGGTCGCTTGTTCCAACTGCAATCTGCGTGAACTGTGTATGCCCCTGGGGCTGACCCCTTCCGAATTGGAGCGTATTGACGAAGTGGTGGGCAGTCGCCGCAAAGTCAAGCGCGGCGCCACACTGTTTCGCAATGGCGAGAGATTCACCAGCCTGTATGCGATCCGCACAGGTTTCTTCAAGACCTGCGTTGCCTCCGAAGATGGCCGCGACCAAGTGACGGGTTTTCAGATGGCAGGCGAAATTGTTGGCCTGGACGGCATCGTCCAGGAGCACCACACCTGCGACGCCGTAGCACTGGAAGACGCAGAAGTGTGCGTCATGCCTTTTGAAAAGATTGAAGAGCTGTCGCGCGAGGTTTCAGCGCTGCAGCGCCACGTGCACAAAATTTTGAGCCGGGAAATCGTGCGCGAAAATGGCGTGATGCTTCTGCTCGGAAGCATGCGCGCTGAAGAACGCCTGGCGGCGTTCCTGCTCAACCTGGTGCAGCGTCTGCACGCTCGCGGATTCTCTCAATCGGAGCTGGTCCTGCGCATGACGCGTGAAGAAATTGGCAGCTACCTGGGCCTCAAGCTGGAGACGGTCAGCCGCACCTTCTCCAAGTTCGTCGAAGAAAACATCGTCGAGGTCAAACAACGCCACGTCCGCATTCTGAACACGGACGCGCTGCGTGAAATCGTCAACCCGAAGGTTTGCAGCTAA
- a CDS encoding GntR family transcriptional regulator, translated as MPAASSASLANKSLAPRPLYEEVAELLRQRIFKRELEPGNWIDELKIADEYGISRTPLREALKVLAAEGLVTMKVRRGAYVTEVSKNDLADVYHLLSLLESDAAGVVATKATDAELAELQKLHKALEAAAKPGKANTDQFFALNEQFHMRLLAIANNRWRDQMVADLRKVMKLNRHNSLLKTGRIAESLAEHQAIVAALLARDATLTQQRMREHFANGLEAAE; from the coding sequence ATGCCAGCCGCCTCCTCTGCCTCCCTCGCCAACAAATCGCTCGCGCCCCGCCCGCTGTATGAAGAAGTGGCCGAGCTGCTTCGCCAGCGCATTTTCAAACGCGAGCTGGAGCCTGGCAACTGGATTGATGAACTAAAAATCGCCGACGAATACGGCATCAGCCGTACCCCGCTGCGCGAGGCGCTGAAAGTATTGGCCGCAGAAGGCCTGGTGACCATGAAGGTGCGCCGCGGCGCCTATGTGACCGAAGTTTCCAAGAACGACCTCGCCGACGTCTACCACCTGCTCAGCCTGCTGGAGAGCGACGCGGCGGGCGTGGTTGCCACCAAAGCCACCGACGCCGAGCTGGCCGAACTGCAAAAGCTGCACAAGGCGCTGGAAGCTGCCGCCAAACCCGGCAAGGCCAACACCGACCAGTTCTTCGCACTGAACGAACAGTTTCACATGCGCCTGCTGGCCATCGCCAACAACCGCTGGCGCGACCAGATGGTGGCCGACCTGCGCAAGGTCATGAAGCTCAACCGCCACAACTCCCTGCTCAAGACCGGCCGCATCGCCGAGTCACTGGCCGAACACCAAGCCATCGTGGCCGCGCTGCTGGCGCGGGACGCAACCCTCACGCAGCAGCGGATGCGGGAGCATTTTGCCAATGGGTTGGAGGCGGCGGAGTAA
- the hemN gene encoding oxygen-independent coproporphyrinogen III oxidase: MNSVVSPVTEDLLRQYDVSGPRYTSYPTADRFVEAFNAEDYSQALTQRRSGPAALALPLSLYIHIPFCESLCYYCACNKIITKHHEKAAEYLTYLEKEVALHTQLIGTAQSVSQLHLGGGSPTFLSDDELRAVMAMLKRNFTFVPGGEYSIEIDPRTIDAERLDTLAELGFNRLSFGVQDFDPAVQKAVHRVQPAEQVFSLVADARSRGFESINVDLIYGLPKQSPESIERTIAQIIELRPDRIALYAYAHLPERFKPQRRINIAEIPSGGSKISMLSRSMAALMEAGYVYVGMDHFALPDDALAVAKRQGRLHRNFQGYSTQPDCDLIALGVSSIGRIGATYSQNAKTLEEYYDALDQGRFPIVRGLALTRDDLVRRAVIMALMCQGQVQYESIELAYLIEFNSYFAKELEVLRTLVDQGLVVLEESAIQVTAKGWFFVRAVAMVFDRYLQTDRTRAKFSKII; the protein is encoded by the coding sequence ATGAATTCTGTCGTATCCCCCGTCACCGAAGACTTGCTGCGCCAATACGACGTTTCCGGCCCGCGCTACACCTCGTATCCTACCGCCGACCGCTTCGTTGAGGCCTTCAATGCAGAAGATTATTCTCAGGCACTGACACAACGCCGCAGCGGGCCTGCTGCTTTGGCATTGCCGCTTTCGCTTTACATACATATCCCATTCTGCGAGTCGCTGTGCTACTACTGCGCATGCAACAAGATCATCACCAAGCACCACGAAAAGGCTGCCGAATACCTGACTTACCTGGAAAAAGAGGTGGCTTTGCATACCCAGCTGATTGGAACTGCACAGTCCGTAAGCCAGTTGCACCTGGGCGGAGGCAGCCCCACCTTTCTGAGCGACGATGAGCTTCGTGCCGTCATGGCGATGCTCAAGCGCAATTTCACCTTTGTCCCTGGTGGGGAATACTCCATTGAAATAGATCCCCGCACCATCGATGCCGAGCGGCTGGATACCCTGGCCGAGCTGGGCTTCAACCGCCTGAGCTTCGGCGTGCAGGATTTTGACCCGGCGGTCCAGAAGGCCGTGCACCGTGTGCAGCCAGCCGAGCAGGTCTTCTCCTTGGTGGCAGATGCGCGCAGCCGTGGGTTTGAATCCATCAATGTAGATCTCATCTACGGCCTGCCCAAGCAAAGCCCTGAGTCGATTGAGCGGACCATTGCCCAGATCATCGAGCTGCGTCCGGATCGCATCGCTTTGTACGCCTACGCCCATCTGCCGGAACGCTTCAAACCGCAGCGCCGCATCAACATTGCCGAGATACCGAGCGGCGGCTCCAAGATTTCCATGCTGTCACGTTCCATGGCCGCACTGATGGAGGCCGGCTACGTCTATGTGGGCATGGACCATTTCGCCTTGCCGGACGACGCGCTGGCCGTGGCTAAGCGCCAGGGACGTTTGCATCGCAACTTCCAGGGCTACAGCACGCAGCCCGATTGCGATCTGATCGCCCTGGGTGTTTCGAGCATTGGGCGAATCGGCGCTACCTACAGCCAGAATGCCAAGACGCTGGAAGAGTATTACGACGCCCTGGACCAGGGGCGCTTTCCCATTGTCCGCGGGTTGGCCTTGACCCGGGACGATCTGGTGCGTCGAGCCGTCATCATGGCGCTTATGTGCCAGGGGCAGGTTCAATATGAATCGATTGAGCTGGCCTACCTGATCGAGTTCAACAGCTACTTTGCCAAGGAGTTGGAAGTCCTGCGTACGCTGGTGGACCAAGGTTTGGTGGTGCTGGAGGAAAGTGCGATCCAGGTCACCGCCAAGGGCTGGTTCTTCGTGCGTGCCGTGGCCATGGTGTTTGACCGCTACCTGCAAACTGACCGTACCCGCGCCAAGTTCTCCAAGATCATTTAG
- a CDS encoding NADP-dependent oxidoreductase — MKAFTVDRYGKKGALRLADLPIPELRDDEVLVEVHAAGVNLLDSKIKSGEFKLILPYRLPLVLGHDVAGVVVQVGPRVQQFKLGDEVYARTDDFRIGTFAEFVPVKETSLALKPKGLTMEEAASIPLVGLTAWQALVEKAKLKKGQKVFIQAGSGGVGTFAIQLAKHLGATVATTTSTGNVALVKGLGADVAVDYKTQDFEDALRDYDVVLNSQDNKTLLKSLRVLKPGGKLISISGPPDPAFGQEIKAPGFVRLVLRMLSSGVRRKAKSLGIDYAFLFMKANGSQLREITRIIEAGAIRPVVDRLFPFAETNAAVAYVEAGRAKGKVVIKLR; from the coding sequence ATGAAAGCATTCACCGTTGATCGCTATGGAAAAAAGGGGGCGTTGCGCCTGGCGGATTTGCCAATACCGGAGCTGCGCGATGACGAGGTCCTGGTTGAGGTACATGCCGCTGGTGTGAATCTGTTGGACAGCAAGATCAAGAGCGGTGAGTTCAAGCTCATCCTGCCCTATCGCCTGCCGCTGGTCCTTGGCCACGACGTGGCAGGAGTGGTTGTGCAGGTCGGTCCGCGCGTGCAACAGTTCAAATTGGGCGACGAAGTGTATGCGCGGACGGATGATTTTCGGATCGGCACGTTTGCGGAATTTGTGCCCGTCAAAGAGACGTCCCTGGCGTTGAAACCCAAGGGCCTGACGATGGAGGAAGCCGCTTCCATCCCCCTGGTGGGTCTGACGGCCTGGCAGGCACTGGTGGAAAAAGCCAAGCTAAAGAAGGGGCAGAAGGTCTTTATCCAGGCAGGCTCAGGTGGCGTGGGGACTTTTGCCATCCAGTTGGCCAAGCATCTGGGCGCCACGGTTGCGACCACGACGAGCACGGGCAATGTCGCCCTCGTCAAGGGTCTGGGCGCAGACGTCGCGGTCGACTACAAGACTCAAGACTTTGAGGATGCCCTGCGTGACTACGACGTGGTGCTGAACAGTCAGGACAACAAGACGCTGCTGAAGTCTCTGCGTGTGCTCAAGCCCGGTGGAAAACTCATCTCCATATCCGGGCCGCCTGATCCCGCATTCGGCCAGGAAATCAAAGCCCCCGGGTTCGTCCGATTGGTCTTGCGGATGCTGAGTTCGGGCGTCCGGCGCAAAGCGAAGAGCCTCGGTATCGACTACGCGTTCCTCTTCATGAAGGCAAACGGAAGCCAACTACGTGAGATCACCCGAATCATCGAGGCTGGGGCCATACGCCCGGTTGTGGATCGGTTGTTCCCTTTCGCAGAAACCAATGCCGCCGTGGCCTACGTCGAGGCAGGCCGCGCAAAGGGCAAGGTTGTCATCAAGCTCAGGTAA
- a CDS encoding oxidoreductase has protein sequence MNTNSNEQRNGGKIALVTGASSGIGQATAELLAKAGYKVYGTSRRGGKVAGKTFEMLSLDVTSDESVEAAVQTLIQREGRIDLLVNNAGFGVAPAGAEESSIAQTKSIFDTNFFGIVRMTRAVLPHMRAQGAGRIINIGSVLGFLPMPYGALYAATKHAIEGYSESLDHELRTRGIRVSVIEPAYTKTPFDANFLEPDAKLDAYGEVRAAVGERVKEVMATADLPGVVAEVVLKAANAAHPKLRYTAGGLASRLRLLRRFAPAGMVDAGIRKDLRLDVAHAGQTP, from the coding sequence ATGAACACAAACAGCAACGAGCAAAGGAATGGGGGCAAGATTGCCCTCGTAACGGGTGCCTCATCGGGCATCGGACAGGCCACTGCAGAGCTGCTGGCGAAGGCTGGCTATAAGGTCTATGGCACGAGCCGCCGCGGCGGCAAAGTTGCCGGGAAGACGTTCGAGATGCTGTCGCTCGACGTGACCAGCGATGAGTCCGTCGAAGCCGCCGTGCAGACGCTGATACAGCGAGAGGGACGCATCGATTTGCTCGTCAACAACGCGGGCTTCGGAGTTGCGCCTGCGGGCGCAGAGGAAAGCTCTATTGCGCAAACCAAGTCAATTTTTGACACGAATTTTTTCGGGATCGTGCGGATGACGCGCGCTGTGCTGCCGCATATGCGCGCGCAGGGCGCGGGACGCATCATCAACATCGGCTCGGTCCTGGGTTTTCTGCCAATGCCTTACGGCGCACTGTATGCCGCAACAAAGCATGCGATCGAAGGCTATTCCGAGTCGCTGGACCATGAGCTGCGCACGCGGGGCATCCGGGTCTCGGTGATCGAGCCTGCGTACACCAAGACGCCCTTCGATGCGAACTTCCTGGAACCCGATGCCAAGCTCGACGCATACGGCGAAGTTCGCGCCGCCGTGGGCGAGCGCGTGAAGGAAGTAATGGCCACGGCGGATCTTCCGGGTGTCGTGGCCGAGGTAGTTCTGAAGGCAGCCAATGCCGCTCACCCGAAGCTCCGCTACACCGCAGGCGGGCTCGCAAGCCGCTTGCGGCTGCTGCGCAGATTTGCACCTGCGGGCATGGTGGATGCCGGAATTCGGAAAGATTTGCGGCTCGACGTCGCACATGCGGGGCAAACACCATGA
- the scpA gene encoding methylmalonyl-CoA mutase encodes MTDKNPEFKTATLDAWAKAAAKSAPGGNVDALNWITPDGIAVKPLYTAADTADLKHADTLPGFEPYLRGPQATMYAVRPWTIRQYAGFSTAEESNAFYRKALAAGGQGVSVAFDLATHRGYDSDHPRVTGDVGKAGVAIDSVEDMKILFNEIPLDKVSVSMTMNGAVLPVLAGYVVAAEEQGVSQDKLSGTIQNDILKEFMVRNTYIYPPAPSMRIIGDIIGYTAKNMPKFNSISISGYHMQEAGANQALELAFTLADGKEYVKTAIASGLDVDEFAGRLSFFWAIGMNFYLEVAKMRAARLLWCRIMKGFDAKNPKSLMLRTHCQTSGWSLTEQDPYNNVVRTTIEAMAAVFGGTQSLHTNSFDEAIALPTEFSARIARNTQLIIQEETHITNVIDPWAGSYMMEKLTQDMADAAWKIIEEVEAMGGMTKAVDSGWAKLKIEAAAADKQARIDSGRDVIVGVNKYKLKTEDTIEARDIDNVAVRDGQIARLQSIRASRDSAKVQQALAALTQAAESNTGNLLDLSIQAIRLRATVGEVSDALEKAFGRHRADTQKVTGVYAAAYDSTQGDTMEFWDQLKTDIAAFAEEQGRRPRVMISKLGQDGHDRGAKVVATAFADLGFDVDMGPLFQTPEECARQAIENDVHAVGVSTLAAGHKTLVPAIIAELKKQGADDIIVFVGGVIPRQDYDFLYQAGVKGIYGPGTPIPASARDVLDNIKKALATA; translated from the coding sequence ATGACTGACAAAAACCCCGAATTCAAGACCGCCACGCTGGACGCCTGGGCCAAAGCCGCCGCCAAGTCCGCGCCCGGCGGCAATGTGGACGCTTTGAACTGGATCACGCCCGACGGGATTGCGGTCAAGCCCTTGTACACAGCGGCTGACACGGCGGACTTGAAGCACGCCGACACGCTGCCCGGTTTTGAGCCTTATTTGCGTGGACCGCAGGCCACCATGTACGCGGTGCGGCCCTGGACCATCCGCCAGTACGCAGGTTTTTCGACGGCCGAGGAGAGCAATGCCTTCTACAGAAAGGCACTGGCGGCAGGTGGTCAGGGCGTGAGCGTGGCTTTCGACCTGGCCACCCATCGTGGCTATGACTCGGACCATCCGCGCGTGACCGGTGACGTCGGCAAGGCCGGTGTGGCGATCGACTCGGTAGAAGACATGAAGATCCTGTTCAACGAAATTCCGTTGGACAAGGTATCGGTCTCCATGACCATGAACGGCGCCGTGTTGCCGGTGCTGGCCGGCTATGTGGTAGCCGCTGAAGAGCAAGGCGTCTCGCAGGACAAGCTTTCCGGAACGATTCAGAACGACATTCTGAAAGAGTTCATGGTGCGCAACACCTACATCTACCCGCCGGCACCGAGCATGCGCATCATCGGCGACATCATTGGCTACACCGCCAAGAACATGCCCAAGTTCAACTCGATTTCCATTTCGGGTTACCACATGCAGGAAGCCGGTGCCAACCAGGCGTTGGAACTGGCATTCACCCTGGCCGACGGCAAGGAATATGTGAAGACGGCTATCGCGTCCGGTCTGGATGTGGATGAGTTTGCAGGGCGTTTGTCCTTCTTCTGGGCCATTGGCATGAACTTCTATCTGGAAGTGGCCAAGATGCGCGCAGCCCGCCTGCTGTGGTGCCGCATCATGAAGGGTTTCGATGCCAAGAACCCCAAGAGCCTGATGCTACGCACGCACTGCCAGACATCCGGTTGGTCGCTCACCGAGCAGGACCCCTACAACAACGTGGTGCGTACCACCATCGAAGCCATGGCAGCGGTGTTTGGCGGAACCCAATCCCTGCATACCAACAGCTTTGACGAAGCCATCGCGCTGCCCACCGAGTTCAGCGCGCGCATTGCCCGCAACACCCAGCTCATCATCCAGGAAGAGACCCACATCACCAATGTGATCGACCCCTGGGCCGGCAGCTACATGATGGAGAAGCTGACCCAGGACATGGCCGATGCCGCGTGGAAGATCATCGAAGAAGTGGAGGCCATGGGCGGCATGACCAAGGCCGTGGACTCCGGCTGGGCCAAGCTCAAGATCGAAGCCGCTGCTGCCGACAAGCAGGCGCGCATTGACTCCGGCCGCGACGTGATCGTGGGCGTGAACAAGTACAAACTCAAGACCGAAGACACCATCGAGGCGCGCGACATCGACAACGTGGCAGTGCGCGATGGCCAGATTGCTCGCCTGCAAAGCATCCGCGCCAGCCGCGACAGCGCCAAGGTGCAGCAAGCACTGGCCGCGTTGACGCAAGCCGCGGAGAGCAATACCGGCAATCTGCTCGACCTCTCCATCCAGGCCATTCGCCTGCGGGCCACCGTTGGTGAGGTGAGCGATGCGCTGGAAAAAGCCTTTGGCCGCCACCGCGCCGACACGCAAAAGGTGACGGGGGTGTATGCAGCGGCGTACGATAGCACCCAAGGGGACACCATGGAATTCTGGGACCAACTCAAGACCGACATTGCCGCCTTCGCAGAAGAGCAGGGCCGTCGTCCCCGCGTGATGATCAGCAAGCTGGGTCAGGACGGTCACGACCGCGGCGCCAAGGTGGTGGCTACCGCCTTTGCCGACCTGGGCTTTGATGTGGACATGGGCCCGCTGTTTCAGACGCCCGAAGAATGCGCACGCCAGGCCATCGAGAACGATGTACATGCGGTTGGCGTCTCCACGCTGGCAGCGGGCCACAAGACGCTGGTGCCGGCCATCATTGCCGAACTCAAGAAACAGGGCGCGGATGACATCATCGTGTTTGTAGGCGGTGTGATTCCGCGCCAGGACTACGACTTCCTGTACCAAGCCGGCGTCAAGGGCATCTATGGCCCAGGTACGCCCATCCCTGCCAGCGCACGTGACGTGCTCGACAACATCAAGAAGGCCTTGGCAACCGCCTGA